In the Paenibacillus pabuli genome, one interval contains:
- a CDS encoding DUF4825 domain-containing protein — MTIKNKWIIALVGIGIIGFIIVEGMVNPKLEAKHAQYEAEQQHPMTHDFTALQKYHSPYMGDFSNLSHLNQALPLHDQLNGYQLYPETFTAQVNYSMDTREIDAEDLEQILVYNATANFVLIDNLEQVVYQFEDTSHALSRGAAQRWVGKELKALRDPDQWDSVIRSKLEEPAKVKEAFSQIVDN, encoded by the coding sequence ATGACGATAAAGAATAAATGGATTATTGCTCTCGTTGGTATTGGCATCATTGGCTTTATAATTGTAGAAGGTATGGTTAATCCGAAATTGGAAGCCAAACATGCGCAGTATGAAGCGGAGCAGCAGCATCCAATGACTCATGATTTTACCGCATTGCAGAAATATCATAGTCCATACATGGGCGATTTCTCCAATCTCAGTCATTTGAATCAGGCATTGCCTTTGCATGATCAATTGAACGGATACCAACTGTACCCGGAAACATTCACAGCTCAAGTCAATTACAGCATGGATACCCGTGAGATAGACGCAGAAGATCTTGAGCAAATACTTGTATATAATGCGACGGCCAATTTTGTGCTGATTGATAACCTGGAGCAGGTCGTCTATCAGTTTGAGGACACCAGCCATGCATTAAGCCGTGGCGCAGCTCAACGATGGGTAGGCAAGGAACTGAAGGCTCTTCGGGACCCTGACCAATGGGACTCTGTGATACGTTCGAAGCTGGAGGAGCCAGCAAAAGTGAAAGAGGCATTTTCACAAATTGTTGACAATTGA
- a CDS encoding AraC family transcriptional regulator: MSTKHFTGSLFQEELRTEDCGPRFYAYYYKQWDNYSMAYHHHDSTEIMYIISGMCRVDVLMPDGGSEQAVLKKGQFILLDANVPHRLLVEDGVPCRMLNVEFGFAGSAPGQPSIQQLAQEEEEVDTFLTHAAPYMVLPDPEEVYHIMKSLVLELDQRGLLDQGGPAIPMRIIPSDERSHHREARNLKSPEQGTLVRTLFIQLLVRVARLRGEMSRSAPDQTELYVKRTIEFMHHNMDRGIQMKDIAAAVNLHPGYLHRIFRQHTQRTPTDYLTMLRMEKAKMLLQQTNIPISEISEYVGVGSRQYFHMLFKKYTSRTPVEYRSMMERHVSQYPPRE; this comes from the coding sequence ATGAGCACGAAACATTTTACGGGAAGCCTGTTTCAGGAGGAGTTGCGAACGGAGGACTGCGGGCCGCGATTCTACGCGTACTATTATAAGCAATGGGACAATTACAGCATGGCCTATCACCATCATGATTCGACTGAAATCATGTATATCATTTCGGGGATGTGCAGGGTGGATGTGCTGATGCCGGATGGGGGTTCGGAGCAGGCTGTGTTGAAAAAGGGACAGTTCATTCTGCTGGATGCAAATGTACCGCACCGTTTGCTGGTCGAGGATGGCGTTCCTTGCCGGATGTTAAATGTGGAGTTTGGCTTTGCCGGCTCGGCGCCTGGACAACCTTCCATTCAGCAGCTCGCACAGGAAGAGGAGGAGGTCGATACCTTCTTAACGCATGCTGCGCCTTATATGGTACTGCCTGACCCGGAAGAGGTATATCACATTATGAAAAGTCTCGTACTGGAGCTCGATCAACGCGGCTTGCTGGACCAGGGCGGACCTGCTATACCGATGCGAATCATTCCTTCTGACGAACGCTCACATCACCGCGAAGCCAGGAATCTGAAGTCACCGGAACAGGGAACGCTGGTACGTACTCTGTTTATCCAGCTGCTGGTCCGGGTTGCGCGGCTGCGTGGAGAGATGAGCCGAAGTGCGCCGGACCAGACGGAGCTGTATGTTAAACGAACGATTGAATTCATGCATCACAATATGGATCGCGGCATTCAGATGAAGGATATCGCGGCAGCCGTCAATTTGCATCCCGGATATTTGCATCGCATTTTTCGTCAACACACTCAGCGGACTCCTACGGACTATCTTACCATGCTGCGAATGGAGAAGGCCAAGATGCTGCTGCAGCAGACCAATATCCCGATCTCGGAAATTTCGGAGTACGTGGGCGTGGGCAGTCGTCAGTATTTCCACATGTTATTCAAGAAATATACAAGCCGGACTCCGGTTGAATATCGATCCATGATGGAGAGACATGTCAGCCAGTACCCGCCACGGGAATGA
- a CDS encoding histidine phosphatase family protein: MSTIFHLVRHGLKEKRVGDVSLTVEGAIQAESTALHFAKAAFPVTKIVTSPLQRAKETAQAIARHTHSLVTEDPRLRERANWGDCPDQTFEQFIAMWDQCTSDPEYIPPVGDSAQKAGERLASLLAELHNEEPANRNIIVVTHGGLITDFLVHTFTEHELNVWHPDFKSVQNRLIPECSITKLIYDKRACRIEAFASTKHLTD; encoded by the coding sequence ATGAGTACCATCTTCCATCTTGTGAGACACGGTTTAAAAGAAAAACGCGTCGGTGATGTCTCCCTTACTGTTGAGGGGGCGATACAAGCCGAGTCAACAGCACTGCATTTTGCCAAAGCTGCCTTCCCCGTGACCAAAATCGTTACCAGCCCCCTTCAAAGAGCAAAAGAAACCGCCCAAGCAATTGCCCGCCATACTCACTCCTTGGTAACCGAAGATCCCCGCTTGCGAGAGCGTGCCAATTGGGGCGATTGCCCGGATCAAACCTTTGAGCAATTTATCGCGATGTGGGATCAATGTACATCTGATCCGGAATACATCCCACCCGTGGGTGATTCGGCCCAAAAAGCTGGTGAACGCCTGGCCTCCCTACTGGCCGAATTGCACAATGAAGAGCCGGCAAACCGTAACATCATTGTGGTTACACATGGTGGACTTATTACCGATTTCCTTGTTCATACCTTTACCGAACATGAACTGAATGTCTGGCATCCTGATTTTAAATCCGTGCAGAACCGTCTGATTCCTGAGTGTTCCATAACCAAACTAATCTATGATAAGAGAGCCTGCAGGATCGAAGCATTCGCGTCCACAAAACATCTGACTGATTAA
- a CDS encoding permease prefix domain 1-containing protein, translating to MTMEARITRHVNHLFEQAQDTQANRELKEEIQSNLTARIEDYVEQGLNEDQAFQNAIQHVVGLDDIFTGNHRVQRVPYWTAVLQSALIYSLIAWIITIPMRVLVEGNVLNNLLMVVSLIVGGTYVFYMLKNKNNHQDREDTTVIRTPLLMQWAKRLWWIWTGFILVLWATQAALRFGSNLWYNRPIQVEGPYQFAVIAIAFTIPLLSVIIPLVVHRAYRIVSKYEVGDMI from the coding sequence ATGACAATGGAAGCTCGTATTACGCGCCATGTGAATCATCTTTTTGAACAAGCACAGGACACCCAGGCCAATCGGGAATTAAAAGAAGAGATTCAGAGCAATCTTACGGCAAGGATTGAAGATTATGTTGAACAGGGATTGAATGAGGATCAGGCATTTCAGAACGCAATTCAGCATGTAGTTGGACTAGATGATATTTTTACCGGTAACCACCGGGTGCAGCGGGTTCCTTACTGGACAGCAGTTTTACAATCGGCTCTGATCTACAGTTTGATAGCCTGGATTATTACGATTCCAATGAGAGTACTTGTGGAAGGGAATGTACTAAACAATTTACTCATGGTTGTCAGCCTGATTGTTGGCGGAACGTATGTATTCTATATGTTGAAGAACAAAAACAATCATCAGGATAGGGAAGACACCACGGTTATTCGCACTCCACTCTTAATGCAGTGGGCGAAAAGATTGTGGTGGATATGGACAGGCTTCATCTTGGTGCTGTGGGCAACACAGGCTGCATTGCGCTTTGGAAGCAACTTATGGTATAACCGGCCAATTCAGGTAGAAGGACCGTACCAATTTGCAGTAATTGCAATTGCATTCACCATCCCTTTATTAAGCGTGATTATTCCACTAGTCGTGCACAGAGCATATCGGATCGTTAGCAAGTATGAGGTAGGTGATATGATATGA
- a CDS encoding amino acid ABC transporter permease, producing the protein MSWDYISTILKPMLEGAQTTIFMFLLAIVLSVPLGFAVTLAMRSGFKPLAWLAHTYVYVMRGTPLLLQVLFFCFGLPLLPVIGEYLVFDRFVAAAIAFILNYAAYFAEIFRGGLLSIDKGQHEAAQVLGLTKWQTMTKVIIPQMIRVVLPATANESITLIKDTALLYAVAVPELLYYAQAAVNRDLQLVPFFVAAIMYLLMTLVLTLLFKALEKRFSFE; encoded by the coding sequence ATGAGTTGGGATTATATATCTACTATTTTGAAACCTATGCTAGAGGGGGCGCAGACAACAATCTTTATGTTCTTGCTCGCCATTGTGCTGTCCGTACCGCTTGGATTCGCGGTAACCCTGGCCATGAGAAGTGGGTTTAAACCACTGGCGTGGCTTGCACATACGTACGTCTATGTGATGCGGGGAACACCACTGCTTTTGCAGGTATTATTCTTCTGTTTCGGTCTTCCGCTGCTTCCTGTAATTGGGGAATATCTGGTGTTTGACCGTTTCGTTGCTGCGGCGATTGCATTTATTCTGAACTATGCGGCGTACTTTGCCGAAATCTTCAGAGGCGGTTTGCTCTCCATCGACAAAGGGCAGCATGAAGCTGCACAAGTGCTTGGCTTAACGAAATGGCAGACGATGACCAAAGTCATCATTCCACAGATGATTCGGGTGGTATTGCCTGCAACGGCGAATGAGTCCATTACCCTGATTAAGGATACAGCTCTGCTATATGCGGTTGCAGTTCCGGAGTTGCTTTATTACGCTCAAGCCGCGGTCAATCGCGATCTGCAGCTGGTACCCTTTTTCGTCGCAGCGATCATGTATCTGTTGATGACCCTGGTGCTTACACTGCTGTTCAAAGCATTGGAGAAGCGGTTTTCATTTGAATAA
- a CDS encoding amino acid ABC transporter ATP-binding protein: protein MTHIIEVNQLRKSFGTLDVLKQVSFNVAPGEVIAVIGPSGSGKSTMLRSLIHLEDISGGTIRIQDQTLADNGRYAGAAEIRKITDRMGMVFQHFNLFPHLTVQANLELAPKTLKKESTAMIRQRSLELLGKVGLSDKADAYPANLSGGQKQRVAIARALMMQPDILLFDEPTSALDPELTGEVLRVIKDLAQENMTMMIVTHEMSFARDVADRVFFMDNGEIAEEGPPEQIFGNPKLDRTRTFLQRVEVDA, encoded by the coding sequence ATGACACATATTATAGAAGTGAATCAGTTAAGAAAATCTTTTGGAACACTCGATGTATTGAAGCAGGTATCCTTCAACGTGGCGCCGGGTGAAGTCATTGCCGTGATCGGACCGTCCGGCTCGGGCAAAAGCACGATGCTGCGCAGTCTCATTCACCTGGAGGATATCTCCGGTGGAACGATTCGTATTCAGGATCAGACCCTGGCTGACAATGGTCGTTATGCTGGAGCTGCGGAAATACGCAAGATCACGGATCGGATGGGTATGGTGTTTCAGCATTTTAATCTGTTCCCGCATCTGACCGTACAGGCGAATCTGGAACTGGCACCGAAGACGTTGAAAAAAGAAAGCACTGCAATGATCCGCCAGCGAAGCCTGGAACTGCTCGGTAAAGTCGGACTGTCCGACAAGGCGGACGCCTATCCGGCCAATCTGTCCGGTGGACAGAAACAGCGCGTAGCGATTGCCCGTGCATTGATGATGCAGCCGGACATTCTGCTCTTTGACGAGCCGACTTCAGCACTCGATCCCGAGTTGACAGGCGAAGTGCTGAGAGTCATCAAAGACCTCGCACAGGAGAACATGACGATGATGATCGTTACCCATGAGATGAGCTTCGCCCGTGATGTTGCGGACCGGGTTTTCTTCATGGATAACGGCGAAATCGCTGAAGAGGGACCGCCTGAGCAGATCTTCGGCAATCCCAAGCTGGATCGTACCCGGACCTTCCTTCAGCGGGTGGAAGTGGATGCTTAG
- a CDS encoding amino acid ABC transporter substrate-binding protein produces the protein MRKKAILLLFISICMIVVAGCSSSGSKDDNSIIVGIDDKFAPMGFRDEQNEIVGFDIDYARAAAEKMGKEVTFQPIDWSSKESELNSGRIDMIWNGYTITDGRKEKVLFTKPYLENSQVAITLADSPITKLDELDGKNVGLQALSSAADALAASPLKDKVNASEFKDNVLALTDLKTKRLDAVIIDEVVARYYMSKEEGTFKLLDESLAPEQYGIGIKKGNEELLDQLQKALDELNADGTAAEISTKWLGEDKVLK, from the coding sequence ATGAGAAAAAAAGCGATATTACTATTATTTATCAGCATATGCATGATCGTTGTAGCAGGTTGTTCCAGCTCGGGAAGCAAGGATGATAACTCCATTATTGTAGGGATTGATGACAAGTTCGCTCCAATGGGATTCCGAGATGAACAAAATGAAATTGTAGGCTTCGATATTGATTACGCCAGAGCTGCAGCGGAGAAAATGGGTAAAGAAGTTACATTTCAGCCGATCGACTGGTCTTCCAAAGAATCAGAGCTGAACAGCGGCCGGATTGACATGATCTGGAACGGGTACACGATTACGGATGGACGCAAGGAGAAAGTGCTGTTCACGAAGCCGTATTTGGAAAACAGTCAGGTTGCGATTACATTGGCCGATTCCCCAATTACGAAGCTGGATGAGCTGGATGGCAAAAATGTGGGATTGCAGGCACTGTCTTCAGCAGCAGATGCACTTGCAGCCAGTCCCCTGAAGGACAAAGTGAATGCTTCCGAATTCAAGGATAACGTGCTTGCACTGACGGATCTGAAGACGAAACGTCTGGATGCGGTTATCATCGATGAAGTGGTGGCAAGATATTACATGTCGAAGGAAGAGGGAACCTTCAAATTGCTGGATGAATCCCTTGCGCCGGAGCAATATGGCATTGGTATCAAAAAAGGCAATGAAGAGCTGCTCGATCAGCTGCAAAAAGCGCTGGATGAGCTGAATGCCGACGGAACGGCTGCCGAGATCTCAACGAAGTGGTTGGGTGAAGACAAGGTGTTGAAATAG
- a CDS encoding RICIN domain-containing protein encodes MQRVYKLWNKLSTMMLVFVLLTVSMGSGNALGAASSSTTSNTTRVSVHDPSIYYDSATNKYYIYGSHLAQASSTDLRNWSYEGTQGYTNSTLYAPSTFEGYYYIKNKNSNLYLDVTDGSAADGTSIRQWSYNGSDAQKFRIMHYGNGDYYLLTANSAYKSAIDVNSGSAVDGALIEQWAYWGGTMQLFRIQQNADGSVAFLTKASGYASALDVADGSTTAGANVQQWNYWGGEMQKWELVKAGGTGNASRSSGAALTSALAVSYAWAGYNDQDSSGGHAVWAPASPIYNASYTWADGSKGAYMLYYSTSSTYIRSAIGFGVSKSVKGPYEYIDTIIYSGFTSGNNPITTTSSLGTKTVNTWYQHTNIPELIDKGSLSGTRSGWFLSNGGFNNTLFPNAIDPTLTYDSSGKLWMSYGSWSGGIYILQINPDTGQPIYPGSDNGNTDRYFGKRIAGGYGKTGEAPYIVYDKDAGYYYLYVTYGGLANEGGYHIRLYRSTTIDGTYTDAAGNQAVYASASVDQSTRGIKLFGNYAFSGIPTGYKSGGHNSAFVDTDGARYLVYHTRFNNGTEYHEVRAHQQFLNADKWPVTAVYEFLGSSISSTGYSASDMTGTYQFVNMGLDASISGVGMLPTQSVTLNSNGTITGAVTGTWSNTAGTYYCTMVINGVTYKGIFFKQKNESASHNEVMTFSLIGSNNQSIWGSK; translated from the coding sequence ATGCAACGTGTATACAAGTTATGGAACAAGCTTAGCACGATGATGCTCGTATTTGTGCTTCTGACTGTCAGCATGGGCAGTGGAAATGCATTGGGGGCAGCAAGTTCATCGACAACTTCGAATACAACCCGGGTTTCTGTACACGACCCATCGATTTATTACGATTCAGCCACGAACAAGTACTACATTTACGGCTCACATCTGGCTCAGGCCAGCAGCACGGATCTCCGAAACTGGTCTTACGAGGGAACGCAGGGCTATACCAACAGCACCTTGTACGCACCCTCCACTTTCGAAGGCTACTATTACATCAAAAATAAAAACAGCAACCTATATCTGGACGTCACCGATGGCTCGGCTGCCGATGGGACAAGCATTCGCCAGTGGTCCTATAACGGTTCCGATGCCCAGAAGTTCAGAATTATGCACTACGGCAACGGGGACTACTATCTCCTTACCGCGAACTCAGCCTATAAAAGTGCCATCGACGTTAACAGCGGCTCGGCTGTCGATGGTGCTCTTATTGAGCAGTGGGCATATTGGGGCGGTACCATGCAGTTGTTCCGGATACAGCAGAATGCAGATGGCTCGGTTGCTTTCCTGACCAAGGCATCCGGATATGCTAGTGCACTGGATGTGGCAGACGGCAGCACGACGGCTGGTGCCAATGTTCAGCAATGGAACTACTGGGGTGGAGAGATGCAGAAATGGGAACTGGTCAAGGCAGGCGGCACTGGAAATGCATCCCGCAGCTCGGGAGCTGCCTTGACATCCGCCTTGGCTGTTTCATATGCATGGGCCGGATATAATGATCAGGACAGCTCCGGAGGTCATGCGGTATGGGCACCTGCATCGCCGATTTACAATGCTTCATACACATGGGCGGACGGTTCCAAGGGAGCCTACATGCTGTATTACTCCACTTCTTCCACCTATATCCGCTCAGCTATCGGATTCGGGGTATCCAAGTCTGTGAAGGGGCCTTACGAGTACATCGATACCATCATCTACTCCGGATTCACAAGTGGAAACAACCCGATTACGACTACGTCCTCACTTGGAACCAAAACCGTAAATACGTGGTATCAGCATACCAACATTCCTGAGCTGATCGACAAAGGCAGTCTTTCGGGGACGCGGAGCGGTTGGTTCTTAAGCAATGGAGGTTTTAATAATACCCTGTTCCCGAATGCCATTGATCCTACCTTGACTTACGACAGTTCGGGAAAATTGTGGATGAGCTACGGATCTTGGTCAGGAGGGATCTATATTCTGCAAATTAATCCGGATACAGGACAGCCTATCTATCCGGGATCGGATAACGGCAATACCGACCGTTATTTCGGCAAGCGTATTGCGGGAGGGTACGGCAAAACGGGAGAAGCTCCTTATATCGTTTATGACAAGGATGCAGGGTATTACTACCTGTATGTAACATACGGCGGGCTGGCCAATGAAGGTGGTTACCATATCCGTTTGTACCGTTCTACGACAATCGATGGAACTTACACAGACGCAGCGGGGAATCAGGCCGTATATGCTTCCGCTTCAGTCGATCAGTCAACTCGCGGCATCAAGCTGTTTGGTAACTATGCATTCTCCGGCATACCGACTGGTTACAAATCGGGCGGGCATAACTCCGCTTTTGTAGATACGGATGGAGCAAGGTACCTGGTCTACCACACCCGATTCAACAATGGAACCGAGTATCATGAGGTTCGCGCGCATCAGCAATTCCTGAACGCTGACAAATGGCCGGTGACGGCTGTGTACGAGTTTTTGGGAAGCAGCATCTCTTCCACGGGTTATAGCGCAAGCGACATGACGGGAACGTATCAGTTCGTCAACATGGGGCTCGATGCTTCCATTAGCGGTGTGGGTATGCTTCCTACCCAAAGCGTGACGCTGAATTCCAATGGTACGATAACCGGTGCAGTAACCGGTACGTGGTCCAATACTGCGGGTACGTATTACTGCA
- a CDS encoding PadR family transcriptional regulator, whose product MDEQAINSDLIRGNIDPIILSVLIPKDNYGYSIIKEIYRKSGERFELKEPTLYSSLKRLEKGGYVESYWGGETQGGRRKYYRITVDGREVYKQQVQAWQAAKALIDCMIISAQEGDEGL is encoded by the coding sequence ATGGATGAGCAAGCCATTAACAGTGATTTAATTCGGGGCAACATTGACCCCATTATTCTAAGTGTACTTATACCGAAGGATAACTACGGGTACAGCATTATCAAGGAAATCTACCGGAAGAGTGGGGAACGGTTTGAACTCAAGGAACCTACGCTGTATTCCAGTCTGAAACGTCTAGAGAAGGGCGGATACGTTGAATCCTATTGGGGGGGAGAAACACAGGGAGGACGGCGCAAATATTACCGAATTACCGTGGACGGACGTGAAGTTTATAAGCAGCAGGTCCAGGCTTGGCAAGCAGCCAAGGCACTTATTGACTGCATGATTATTTCCGCTCAAGAAGGAGATGAAGGACTATGA
- a CDS encoding alpha-glucosidase/alpha-galactosidase, producing the protein MSFKVAFIGAGSIGFTRGLLRDLLTVPEFNNIEIAFCDINQHNLDMVTELCQRDIRENGLDIQIQPTTDRKEALKDAKYVLCTIRVGGLEAFATDVDIPLKYGVDQCVGDTLCAGGIMYGQRGIAEMLDICKDIREQSAPDVLLLNYSNPMAMLTWACNKYGGVRTIGLCHGVQHGHHQIAEAFGLKKSEVDIICAGINHQTWYIQASHKGKDLTGDLLEAFEKHPEYSRTEKVRIDMLRRFGYYSTESNGHLSEYVPWYRKRPEEIKDWIDLGNWINGETGGYLRVCTEGRNWFETDFPNWMKDEPMRFIPEKRGEEHGSYIIEGLETGRVYRGHFNTVNNGVISNLPNDAIIEAPGYVDRNGISMPHVGELPLGPAAVCNVSISVQRLAVEAAVNGDDKLLRQAFMMDPLVGAVCNPKEIWQMVDEMLVAQAQWLPQYGEAIAAAEARLAAGNLIPTKEYEGAARLKVKTVEEMQQDRDAANKNAGESDKGKDREKVQQ; encoded by the coding sequence ATGTCGTTTAAAGTGGCATTTATCGGGGCAGGAAGTATCGGTTTTACAAGGGGATTGCTGCGGGATTTATTGACGGTACCGGAGTTTAACAACATAGAGATTGCGTTCTGCGATATTAATCAGCACAATCTGGACATGGTGACAGAGCTATGCCAGCGGGATATTCGCGAGAACGGACTGGATATTCAGATTCAGCCTACCACAGACCGGAAAGAAGCACTCAAGGACGCGAAGTATGTACTGTGTACGATTCGTGTCGGGGGGCTGGAGGCGTTTGCAACCGATGTGGATATTCCACTCAAATATGGGGTGGATCAATGTGTCGGCGATACACTGTGTGCAGGAGGCATTATGTATGGACAGCGCGGAATTGCCGAGATGCTGGACATCTGCAAAGATATTCGCGAACAGAGTGCGCCGGACGTGCTGCTCCTGAATTACTCCAACCCGATGGCCATGCTAACGTGGGCTTGCAATAAGTATGGGGGCGTGCGTACCATCGGATTGTGTCACGGCGTACAGCATGGACATCATCAGATTGCGGAAGCTTTTGGATTGAAGAAGAGCGAAGTGGATATCATCTGTGCCGGCATCAACCATCAGACCTGGTATATTCAGGCTTCTCATAAGGGGAAAGATCTCACAGGGGATCTGCTCGAAGCTTTTGAGAAACATCCCGAATACAGTCGTACCGAGAAAGTGCGAATTGATATGCTGCGCCGCTTCGGCTACTACAGTACGGAATCGAACGGTCATCTGAGTGAATACGTGCCTTGGTACCGCAAACGTCCGGAAGAGATCAAGGACTGGATTGACTTGGGTAATTGGATTAATGGCGAGACGGGTGGCTATTTGCGGGTATGTACGGAAGGAAGAAACTGGTTTGAGACCGATTTTCCAAACTGGATGAAGGACGAACCGATGAGATTCATTCCGGAAAAACGGGGCGAGGAGCACGGTTCCTACATTATAGAAGGGCTTGAGACAGGACGCGTCTATCGCGGGCATTTTAATACCGTTAATAACGGTGTGATCTCCAATCTGCCCAATGATGCAATTATTGAAGCACCGGGATATGTGGATCGCAATGGTATCTCGATGCCGCATGTCGGTGAGCTGCCTCTTGGTCCGGCTGCGGTATGTAATGTGAGCATTTCGGTGCAACGGCTTGCGGTTGAAGCGGCTGTAAACGGAGACGATAAGCTGCTTCGTCAAGCATTCATGATGGACCCGCTCGTGGGTGCTGTATGTAATCCTAAGGAAATTTGGCAAATGGTTGATGAGATGCTGGTGGCTCAGGCACAGTGGCTGCCGCAATATGGTGAAGCCATTGCAGCTGCAGAGGCCAGACTTGCTGCCGGTAATCTGATTCCTACGAAGGAATATGAAGGTGCAGCACGCCTCAAGGTGAAGACGGTTGAGGAGATGCAGCAGGATCGTGATGCAGCGAACAAAAATGCGGGTGAGTCCGATAAGGGAAAAGACCGCGAGAAAGTGCAGCAATAG